ATTATGACAGGGTGTGTACTTAATTCACTCAGATATGTCTGAAATTAATCGTGTGTTTGCTATCATCACTGAAAGCTATTCATCTTACTCATGTTTGGTTCCATCAGGTCAGTAAGAAGTCTGATCGTGCAGCTAAAAACCCTGCGGGGCTCTTCTTCCAGCATGCTGGTCACAGGTTCGTAAAAGGACTTGATCCTAATTCGCTTGATTGCTTTCTCATCTTACTTGCCACTATTTATTATACTTTCTCAGGGACAAAGTTGTTGATTTCCACTGGAATGCGGCGGACCCTTGGACTATTGTCAGTGTTTCTGATGACTGTGAGACTACTGGTGGAGGTGGAACATTGCAGGTAAACACTTTGATTAGCATTTTTGTCAGATAAAAGTGAAATGTGTGGTGCTTATACTTATCTTCTTGATTGGCAGATATGGCGGATGAGTGACTTGATTTACAGACCGGAAGAGGAAGTTCTGACGGAACTGGAGAAGTTCAAGTCGCATGTCATGACATGTGCCTCCAAGCCTTGAGTGTGtgcaaagaaataaaaagaccATTGTCTATCGCCTATACATGGTCAAACTAATGCGGTTTAGTTGTCGGTTTAGcgaataatcttttttttttgctaatcaAAACGCTGGGTTGTCTATTGAGATATTAGTAGTTTTTAGGACCTTTCCAAATCTTGGTTCTTGATCCGATTTCGTCAAAGACTCTTGAAAGTGCTATTTTTCTCAACTTAGATCTTAACCGAATCGAGAACCAGCtgtgttggtttgagtttgcAGTGAACATATGCCTGAACGAAATTAAAATCCATCTCAAACTAAAGCCGGTCACAAGACCCTAATTGCCTTTTTACTACATCGATTCTGTTGACTCCAATCAACAAACAGTTAAAGAAAATCTCTTATCAAACTTTTGGGTAACATAATAGTTTTGAAAAGATTTAGGAATTTAGATTAGTTTTCAGTAAACAGAGGGGGTATCTATGCAAGAGAGGTAATTTATTTGTGATTAGGTGTGATTTCGTTGACTATCTGTCTATCTGTTAACGAACTTTTgggttatattttaaaattgtaagaGGTTTAGGAATTTGagactatttaaaaaaaaactaaagggtATATATGCAAAAGACGTAAAGTATTTgcttaaaccctaaaagaaaatGACGAGCCTTTTAGCTGCtgaactcaacctcaacaaCTTATTCACAaaagtagagaagaagaagaatcacaaGCGAAGGCGAAGATGGTTCGCAGTATAAACCCTAAGAAGGCAAAGAGGAAGAACAAGGTTAGAATCTTCGATACCCCAAACTTCAATCTGATTTTGTCTCTCAAATCAAATCAGTAACCTAGATAGCGTGAATTTGATTGTTGAAATTTTGATAGAAGAAGGGAGAAgcgtcttcttcctcctcggTACCATCGATGCCAACAAGGGTTTGGCAGCCAGGTGTGGATAAGctcgaagaaggagaagagctTCAGTGCGACCCTTCTGCTTATAATTCCCTTCATGGCTTCCATGTTGGTTGGCCCTGTTTGAGGTAATCTTAGACGACGATGGTAGCTTGCTAAAAAGCTTGATTCTTTAGGGTTCAGTAAAGAGATTGTGTATGCACAGGCCGTTTAAATCATAAAGTTAAAAGACTTTTGAATGGTTTAGTGACTTTGATTGTTTctattccttttcttttcttttccagtTTTGACATTTTAGGTGATAAGTTGGGTTTGAACCGAACTGAGTTTCCTCACACATTGTATATGGTGGCTGGGACTCAGGTGAGTCTTTGAACGTGTTTTTGCTTCTTGATTCTCATGGTCAGTTGTGAATATAGTTAACCCTTCTCTCCCTTTTAGGCTGAGAAAGCACCTTTGAACTCCATTGGATTATTTAAGATCAGCAACGTATCTGGCAAGAGACGCGATGTAGTGCCCAAGACGGTAGTGAATGGTGATGATGCTATGgaggatgaggatgatgaagatgaggacAGTGATAGCGATGAGGAAAGCGAAGATGGAGCTTCCACTACTCCGATTATTCAGGTAATTTTTTGATTCTGTCTAACCATTATGTTATTCACTTATTCGTCTCTCAATTCGAGagagtcatcatcatcatggtTAATACTTTTATCTCGAATGTTTTTGATAAACAGGTCCGCAGAGTTGCTCACCATGGATGTGTTAACCGCATTCGTGCAATGCCACAGAATCCTCATATATGTGTCTCTTGGGCAGATTCGGGTCATGTACAGGTAAGATAGTAGATAAGCCATGAAGATATGTTTATATGTGTCTCTTTGaatttggtttgtgtttttgtATTTGTGGGCAGGTGTGGGACATGAGCTCTCATCTTAATGCTTTAGCAGAGTCAGAAACAGAAGGTAAAGATGGAACTTCACCGGCTCTAAACCAGGCACCCTTGGTTAACTTTTCTGGCCACAAAGATGAAGGCTATGCTATAGATTGGAGTCCTGCAACAGCTGGAAGACTTCTTTCCGGTAAAATTTGTCAGCAATACTCAGACAGTTACATGCTTTTCAACATAGTCagtgtatttatttatttttctacacCGGTTAGGGGACTGCATGAGTATGATTCATCTGTGGGAACCAGCTTCTGGTTCATGGACTGTTGATCCTATTCCGTTAACGGGACACACCGCAAGTGTTGAAGATTTACAAGTAAGACTGTTGCTCTTTGCTGCAGCTAAATTGTGTGTGCTAACTGTTACTGTCTCCTTTTGGGCTTAATATTCCTTTCCTCTGTTGCCAGTGGAGTCCAGCTGAAGCCAACGTGTTTGCGTCGTGTTCTGTGGATGGGACTATTGCACTATGGGATGTCCGAGTTGGGAAGACGCCTGCATTATCTTTCAAAGCACATAACGCAGATGTGAATGTCATCTCATGGAACAGGTTCTCTTTGCCACTTTGATAtgtaacttaattttttttttctcattggcTCATTCTTTGTTTTTTCCTCTTTCATGAAGGCTGGCTAGTTGCATGTTGGCCTCAGGAAGTGACGATGGAGCATTCTCTATCCATGATCTTAGAGTTATCAAGGTAGGTTTTATAATTTCCATATCAATATCTTAACGAGATTCTGATGTGATAAGCCTTTAAAAACTTGAACTAGGAGGGAGATGCTAAGGTAGCACATTTTGAGTATCATAAGCATCCTATCACGTCGATTGAGTGGAGCGCTCATGAATCCTCAACACTTGCAGTCTCTTCCGGCGATAACCAGCTCACGTAAGCCACAAAGTTTATACAGAAACACATAGATAGTCCGCTAAAATCATAGAGAAACTGTCTGATGGTTTTTGGCTATCTGTTGTATCTGCAGGATATGGGATTTATCCTTagagaaggatgaagaagaggaagcagaATTCAAAGCACAGACCAAGGAATATGTTAACACACCTCAAGATTTGCCTCCTCAGCTTCTTTTCGTTCACCAGGTAACATCTTACTTCAACCTCTTTAGTACCGGTTATATTTCATTGATGTCTGTTTGTCTGAAAACTTTTTTTCTATTCCGTAAAACCAGGGACAAAAGGACTTGAAGGAACTCCACTGGCACAACCAGATTCCAGGGATGATCATCTCAACTGCTGAAGATGGGTTCAACATCTTGATGCCTTACAACATTCAGAACACACTTCCTGATCTCGCTGCCTGAAAAGCTTTTATCTTTTTTCCTGAAAAACTTTTGTAGTCTCttgagagttttttttattgtccTCCCTGTTTTCAAGAACTATACTCTTTCATAACTTGATGTTTCATAACCGTCGGTTGGTTTCACTTTGTGACAAAATGTCAAAGTATGTTTTTACAAGCATTTTCTTCACTATGagtgtattattattatttcacaaCTTTTCAAGCGTTCATCATTGGTCGATTGATTTCAACTGCTACAAAATGTTGAAGGAGCAAAAGCCAACAATTCCTGTAACATATAGACTGTAAAAAAATCTGGATGTTCTAATCACTTTCCTATCATTCCTTATGACATAAAATCTATTAGAGtatcaaaaagaaaagttaaaacAGGGTTTCTTAATACAACAATAAGGACGGTTATTCTGTGAGCCAACAGGCTTGCCGTTTAGTTTAGGGAAAGGATATTGTTTGCTTAGAACTACCATTTTGCTTTTGTGTGCCAAATAACCTTTTACAAGGTTTTTGTATATCAAGATCGTCATTATACATTCCACCtgcaatttatttttatcagaaATACCTATGACTTTAAAGAATTCATTCTAGTAATCTACAGAGACAAATGGGATGGAAACATAAGACAAATGTGATCCATGTCTATTTCTAGCCATCTAAGTGCATTGGCAAATTACTTCAAGCTTCAGCTGGTGAGCTCTTGCTGGATCACTCACTTCTGAATGATATAAACTATaacatttgataaaaaaaagagctATTAAGCAACTGTAATCTTAGTATGTTCAATGGAACGATAGAGTGTATTAAATAAAGACTTCTTACATTTTCTTCATGAGTCTCTGATTGTATTTCCAAGACAAGATACACACAGGACCTCAAGTACCTGAACGACattaagttcttttttttttaacgacaTTAAGTTGTTCAGTGATATTATCTAAACTGATAAACTTCTTTATTCAGTTCACCAAAGAACTACACATCATAGACCGACTTGACTAACGAGAGGATCTCTCAACCCTCCACTCAATTGCCACAACTTTCTTTTAACCTGTTAACTCAATAACAAGTTACAATCCACTACAAGCCATCTACGCTAATTGCAATGATCACTACAATCCGAATATTACAGAGTTAAAAATAGCAAGATATATTGGAGAtgatcttaaaataaaaacaggCGTTGTCAAACGCTAGATCAAAACCGATTCAAATTTGAAGGCTTTTGGGTTTAGTAGTGGAATCATGTCACATGGATTGCCTTTTGAGGGCTTTGAAATCACGTTTGTGTTTTACAAACAGATATATTAGCAGTCGCCGTAACCTTGCATTGAACTAAACCGGCATGAGCATGACACCGactctttgttgaataaaactTGTTggtttagaaaaggaaaacctTAAACTGAAGAAAATAATATCCCATTCTTTAAAATCTAATCTCATACTTATTTCATGAACTGGGTAGGCATAGCTCTATTTCCATAACTATTTTGACTATACACATAATAAAATAGAAGTAGCAATTTCGTAGTATTGCAATAAGCCAATAACTATTACGTTATGCAAATTTCGAACCCAGAGACATCAAGATATACTTAGTCCAATAAAACAAAACGAATATAAAATGAAGAACTCAAATTCAACCAAACAAAACCAATAGGAAATTAAGAATTCAAGGATGCTCACGGATGTcctttacaacatccttcagaaatattgtttggaaagtaattttaaaaatttgtatatatcaTTAGCATTTTCATTTTCACTTTCACAAACTgatgctaaaaatataaaataatatctaaaataacatgaacaattttatttatgtaaattaACGTATTTGAAATATGGAATAACTATATATCATGAttaaagtaaaaagaaaattatatgcacaataatataattacaaaCATACCAATTTTCCACTCAATAATATTTCACATTAGTTTAAGATATACAATATAGGTTCCTTCTTAGATTTGCCGGATTCACAGTTTtcttatccaaactcctatcTTGTTTCAAGCTTTTTAATGTTTAACTTTGATTGTATTATTGAACTCGACCTTTCTGGTATCAAGCTTTAAATTAATGGAATAtttgtgcacaaaaaaaaatatttcttttcttttgtatatatgtatttctccaaaattaatttttttaagtgtcttaataaataaataaactaagagATCATTAATAAAGTCAAAATTTAGTAGATACataaatgtttaaattataagtaaatctATTAATCGGTGAAAACAACTAAGTTTCCAAATTGTTGAGCTTAGTCGTGTTTAATcacactaaaatataatagttgAGCTTAGCCGTGTTTAATCAGCCAAGAGGAAACGGTCAACGCGCCGGATGTCAACTATTTGAGTAACAACATGGACAGCCCAAAAGTTGAAGTACCCAACATATCTCGTGGTAGGACGTAGCTCATTTGCAGGTTGGttcattaataaattaaataataaataaagaaacCAAACTTATAATAACTCTAAAGCTTGATGGATGGTTGatgaaaattcaaatttatgttGTTCGATCAGATGATGAAACAAATTAATATTgatatcttttttaattatagtcATTTTAGGTTGTTatatcaaatatgaaaaatatagatCGTTGAAAAGTGAAATGAAGTACAATTTGTGCACAATTTTATTTTCACGAGCACTAGATCTCAAATCCTAAGCTTCCAACTGGAAACATAACAAAGCTAGCATATATGATCTTAACACATGACTTACTACCTACGGCTTTCTATAATATGTTTTCGATTATAAAGATGGATGGAGTATAATGACCAAAatcttaagacaaaagactacAAAATCGAAAATAGATTCCCTACTCTCTACCCACAACTTACAAAGACAGAGAATTTTAAGACATGTCGGTTAATATGGCTGTGGATGGTGACCGAGCACCATTTTAATGAGAAAGAAAATTACAACCTGCGACTTACAAAAGTCATTAGCTAAAGACTTTTAAGACGTCGGTTAAAAGACTTACAGATGGGAAATGTACTTAAACAATGTCTGTGAATGGGAACCTAGAACCACTTGAATGGGAAAAAACAACCAAACAGCGTAAAGAAGTCGTAAGGCAAAGACTACATGCCTGTTTTTTCAATTCAATGGATGGGAATAACGACCAAGAGTTGAAATAAGTCTTAAGATAAAGACCCCACGACTTTGTAAAATATATCGATGAAGTATAACGCCAAATAATTTAAGAAAGTCATGCACTGCCCACGGTTTAGGAAAGTCTTTAGAGCGATCAATAGCTGAAAAGGTCTTAAGTCAAAAAACACCATGGCTTAGCTTTCAATCTGTTGGATTGATATGACGACCAACGGTTGAAATAAACCTTACGACAGTCTATGAAACGAGGATAATTTCTTTTGTTGGAAACCACAAGGCTAGACGTGTCTAGTTTATTGACAATTTTGAATTCGTTGGATGGAAAAAAACGCCAACTATTGAAAAAAGTTGTAAGGCAAAGACTGAAATGGAAACAAGTTCGTATTGTGGCTTAGAAAAGACAATAATGTGCTGATTTACGACTAGCTGGATCGAAATAACGAGCAGGGGGCAGAAAAAAAGTCACAAGATAAAGACTGAAAGGAAAATAGATTCTTTATTTTAGAACTAAGAAAAGTTTTAATACAAAGACTGGATAGGTTTCGGCTTGTTGGATGGAATAAATGTCGAACTGGTGAAAAAGACTTGTAGGATGGAAGACTTTGATTTGATCTTTAAGCCAAAGactgaaacaattttttaaatctcaaaCCATACAAAATTAGATTATGAACCTTAAAATTATAGTTAAACCTTgtaaaaaattgaatttccgtctaacttttttttttgttttgaaacactAATTTCCGTCTAACTATCACTAATCTATAATTCTTAGACTCATTGTTAACAATTCATAGTAGGAGTTGCTTGTGGACCGACCATCTTAATTACATTCCCGCTCTTGGAAAACTTGGTCAAACAATTTTAAACGTGCAAATGCATCAATATGTACAATTATGTTTTGCCTTTTTCTTGTGTAAAGAGCGTTCGTATACCTTATTCTTTGAGATTCTAAGTATGTCTTAATTATTATTGATTATTGGTCACCTAATTCAGAATGTCGTAACTTGTAGTTAACCTTGAGATTTCGGTTTATTCCACATCCTTTTGTTTATTCAGTTCAGAAATATTGTACCGAATTAAGAGACTGGTTCGTTTGAAAAGACTGGGTCCTTTTCTATTTGATTTAAagctaaacaaacaaaaatgtcGTTTTATTCTGAGACTTGTATTGGTCGATTTGAGATTTATATACATACTAGTATTAACCCCGTGCATACAcacagttttatttttgttaacaaataaaacctaagagcatgattattggagaTGAAATTTttatcggaatataagaacctgtttcttaacttttaactaaaaaaattaagaaccggctcttaaataagagttttaagagacaattcttagtttttttagttaaaagttaagagacgggttcttatattccggtAAGAACCCCATCCTAAGaaccccaataatcatgctctaagttcAGTTATACATAGATAACTAAAATTACATGTATAAAATAACTAACTCTGGCTTATCAAAAAGAGATGagtatacaaaaaaattattaacacaCTTATAACTGACTAACCACAAACATATAAAATCACTtcaatttgtttataaaatttcactttgatttaaatttgcTCTTTGCGTACAAATATTAGTATAAAGTTTTCTGTTTTATATCTTTTTGTCTTGCCTTGCATA
This genomic stretch from Brassica napus cultivar Da-Ae chromosome C9, Da-Ae, whole genome shotgun sequence harbors:
- the LOC106375523 gene encoding protein HEAT STRESS TOLERANT DWD 1 isoform X2, producing the protein MVRSINPKKAKRKNKKGEASSSSSVPSMPTRVWQPGVDKLEEGEELQCDPSAYNSLHGFHVGWPCLSFDILGDKLGLNRTEFPHTLYMVAGTQAEKAPLNSIGLFKISNVSGKRRDVVPKTVVNGDDAMEDEDDEDEDSDSDEESEDGASTTPIIQVRRVAHHGCVNRIRAMPQNPHICVSWADSGHVQVWDMSSHLNALAESETEGKDGTSPALNQAPLVNFSGHKDEGYAIDWSPATAGRLLSGDCMSMIHLWEPASGSWTVDPIPLTGHTASVEDLQWSPAEANVFASCSVDGTIALWDVRVGKTPALSFKAHNADVNVISWNRLASCMLASGSDDGAFSIHDLRVIKEGDAKVAHFEYHKHPITSIEWSAHESSTLAVSSGDNQLTIWDLSLEKDEEEEAEFKAQTKEYVNTPQDLPPQLLFVHQGQKDLKELHWHNQIPGMIISTAEDGFNILMPYNIQNTLPDLAA
- the LOC106375523 gene encoding protein HEAT STRESS TOLERANT DWD 1 isoform X1; translation: MVRSINPKKAKRKNKKKGEASSSSSVPSMPTRVWQPGVDKLEEGEELQCDPSAYNSLHGFHVGWPCLSFDILGDKLGLNRTEFPHTLYMVAGTQAEKAPLNSIGLFKISNVSGKRRDVVPKTVVNGDDAMEDEDDEDEDSDSDEESEDGASTTPIIQVRRVAHHGCVNRIRAMPQNPHICVSWADSGHVQVWDMSSHLNALAESETEGKDGTSPALNQAPLVNFSGHKDEGYAIDWSPATAGRLLSGDCMSMIHLWEPASGSWTVDPIPLTGHTASVEDLQWSPAEANVFASCSVDGTIALWDVRVGKTPALSFKAHNADVNVISWNRLASCMLASGSDDGAFSIHDLRVIKEGDAKVAHFEYHKHPITSIEWSAHESSTLAVSSGDNQLTIWDLSLEKDEEEEAEFKAQTKEYVNTPQDLPPQLLFVHQGQKDLKELHWHNQIPGMIISTAEDGFNILMPYNIQNTLPDLAA